A genomic segment from Streptosporangium roseum DSM 43021 encodes:
- a CDS encoding MMPL family transporter has protein sequence MIRALTGYSTRHPWRVIALWAVLGVVLSALTPTLIAGVTQNQTGDFLPRSYDSAAALHIAQERFGVNPDATTVTVLVARSDGKALSAADRKRVEAEAAKLGKRRVIMPREDDGPQFLVPDRSQTPRIAPAMTAPDRSFELLSVELIGNRTDKGVQGVYRTFRDAARTQFSEAGMRTGFTGALADTVDTTDSHKTAATVGGALIMGLVILLNVLAFRSALAALLPLLAVAMIGFVATGAVVGGAMLTGRKLDPGITGMINVVLLGIGIDYLLFLLFRFREQLRARPEQSAREAAAQVSARVGTAITSAALTIVAAFATLGVATFGQFRSMGPAIAIAVLVTLLGSLTLLPALLAAAGRKMFWPSRTLGHEPREGRAARFGALVTRRPLTMLTGSVALLAALAAGLVGIHMDYGRGGSDARTPAAATAAEISRTLPAGVSDPTSVFVTATDGGVLTTGRLDGLSRALTQVKGVGQIARTVLNNDHRAARIDLYTTADPQSQQARDLASGPIRAAVAQHTPAGTAAYVGGTAAIFADISTAVDHDLKIVFPVAAGLIALILLLLLRSLLAPVVLMFSVGLGFAATLGAATLLFQHVLGTPGVSYTLPLVLFLFVVALGTDYNILIADRIREEMRRPGPARAAVARAVRHTTPAIATAGLVLAASFASLITSPGNEQMAFAMTLGIMLSALVVSLVLVPALAALLGRAMWWPLRPRPTKDGHRQDRATEPAPEPDRVTAC, from the coding sequence GTGATCCGTGCCCTGACCGGATACTCCACCAGACACCCATGGAGGGTCATCGCCCTCTGGGCGGTGCTGGGTGTCGTGCTGAGCGCCCTGACCCCGACACTGATCGCCGGCGTCACCCAGAACCAGACCGGGGACTTCCTGCCCCGCAGCTACGACTCGGCCGCCGCGCTGCACATCGCCCAGGAGCGGTTCGGGGTGAACCCCGACGCCACCACCGTGACGGTGCTGGTCGCCCGGTCCGACGGCAAGGCCCTCAGCGCCGCCGACCGGAAGCGGGTCGAGGCCGAGGCGGCGAAGCTGGGCAAGCGCCGGGTGATCATGCCGAGGGAAGACGACGGCCCGCAGTTCCTGGTCCCGGACCGCTCCCAGACGCCCCGGATCGCCCCGGCAATGACGGCGCCCGACCGGAGTTTCGAACTGCTCTCCGTCGAGCTGATCGGCAATCGCACGGACAAGGGGGTCCAGGGCGTCTACCGGACCTTCCGGGACGCCGCCCGGACGCAGTTCTCCGAGGCGGGGATGCGCACCGGTTTCACCGGTGCTCTCGCCGACACCGTCGACACCACCGATTCCCACAAGACCGCCGCGACGGTCGGGGGCGCCCTCATCATGGGACTCGTCATCCTGCTCAACGTTCTGGCGTTCCGCAGTGCGCTGGCAGCCCTGCTGCCGCTGCTCGCGGTCGCCATGATCGGCTTCGTGGCGACCGGAGCCGTCGTGGGTGGCGCGATGCTCACCGGGCGCAAACTCGACCCGGGCATCACGGGGATGATCAATGTGGTCCTGCTCGGCATCGGCATCGACTACCTGCTGTTCCTGCTGTTCCGCTTCCGCGAGCAACTGCGGGCCCGGCCCGAGCAGTCCGCCCGCGAGGCGGCCGCGCAGGTCTCCGCCCGGGTGGGCACCGCGATCACCTCGGCGGCGCTGACCATCGTGGCCGCGTTCGCCACGCTGGGCGTGGCGACCTTCGGGCAGTTCCGCTCGATGGGCCCCGCGATCGCCATCGCGGTCCTGGTGACGCTGCTCGGCAGCCTCACCCTGCTGCCGGCACTGCTCGCGGCCGCCGGGCGCAAGATGTTCTGGCCCTCCCGGACCCTTGGCCACGAGCCGCGCGAGGGCCGTGCCGCCCGCTTCGGGGCGCTGGTCACGCGACGACCGCTGACGATGCTGACCGGCTCCGTCGCCCTGCTTGCCGCGCTGGCCGCCGGGCTGGTCGGCATCCACATGGACTACGGCCGGGGCGGCTCCGATGCCCGGACCCCCGCCGCGGCCACCGCGGCCGAGATCTCCCGCACGCTGCCGGCCGGCGTGTCGGACCCGACGAGCGTCTTCGTCACCGCCACCGACGGCGGCGTCCTCACCACCGGCCGGCTCGACGGCCTCTCCCGTGCGCTCACCCAGGTCAAGGGCGTGGGCCAGATCGCACGGACCGTCCTGAACAACGACCACCGTGCTGCCCGGATCGACCTGTACACGACCGCGGACCCGCAGAGCCAGCAGGCCCGCGACCTGGCCTCCGGACCGATCCGGGCCGCGGTCGCCCAGCACACGCCCGCCGGGACGGCGGCATACGTGGGCGGAACGGCGGCGATCTTCGCCGACATCTCGACCGCCGTCGACCACGACCTGAAGATCGTGTTCCCGGTCGCGGCCGGGCTGATCGCGCTGATCCTCCTGCTGCTCCTGCGCAGCCTGCTCGCACCGGTGGTCCTGATGTTCTCCGTCGGGCTCGGCTTCGCCGCGACCCTCGGTGCCGCCACGCTGCTGTTCCAGCACGTCCTCGGCACCCCGGGCGTCAGCTACACCCTCCCGCTGGTGCTGTTCCTGTTCGTCGTGGCGCTGGGCACCGACTACAACATCCTCATCGCCGACCGGATCCGGGAGGAGATGCGGCGACCGGGCCCGGCCCGCGCCGCCGTAGCCCGCGCGGTACGGCACACGACACCGGCCATCGCGACGGCCGGCCTGGTACTGGCCGCCTCCTTCGCCAGCCTCATCACGTCCCCGGGCAACGAGCAGATGGCCTTCGCGATGACGCTCGGCATCATGCTCTCCGCGCTCGTCGTGTCGCTGGTGCTGGTCCCCGCCCTCGCCGCACTCCTCGGCCGGGCCATGTGGTGGCCGCTCCGCCCGCGGCCCACCAAGGACGGCCACAGGCAGGACCGTGCGACCGAACCTGCCCCGGAACCCGACCGGGTCACGGCCTGCTGA
- a CDS encoding amidohydrolase family protein produces the protein MTTYDLVLARGRVIDPETGLDAVRDVGVSGGVIQAVSDQPLDGVTTVDATGLVVSPGFIDLHSHSMDVAGHRLQALDGVTTVLELEAGAYPVAAAYRRAEIEGRPLNYGFATSWAVARMAVLLGLDTSGDLRDDFLANIGREEWQRAAPRNVVDRIVGMLERDLGDGALGIGILVGYAPRVDPSEYLAVAALAASVGLPTYTHARELVEMDPTTPVDGAEEIVRAAAETGAHMHYCHVNSTSIRHVDRVLGLVEKVRAEGSRVTTEAYPYGAGMTGVGAAFLAPELLHRRGLTPHSIGLLGAEGRIPDADTLRRIRESEPGSAAFVHLLDEDDPAQFDYIQRALTFTDAAVATDAVPLLWRSGASDPFSWPLGPDAVTHPRTAGTYGRTLRRLVRENGVLSLPEAVRRCTLIPADVVGSGVPAMRRKGRVQAGCDADLTVFDPETVSDRATYTETVRHSAGFVHVLVGGRFVVRDEHLLPTALPGRAVRA, from the coding sequence GTGACGACATACGATCTGGTCCTCGCCCGCGGCCGGGTCATCGACCCCGAGACCGGTCTGGACGCCGTACGCGACGTCGGCGTCAGCGGCGGGGTCATCCAGGCCGTCTCCGACCAGCCACTTGACGGCGTCACCACCGTCGACGCGACCGGCCTGGTCGTCAGTCCGGGCTTCATCGACCTGCACAGCCACAGCATGGACGTCGCCGGCCACCGCCTGCAGGCGCTCGACGGCGTCACCACCGTCCTGGAACTCGAGGCCGGCGCCTACCCGGTCGCCGCCGCCTACCGCAGGGCCGAGATCGAGGGCAGGCCCCTCAACTACGGCTTCGCCACCTCCTGGGCCGTGGCCCGTATGGCCGTCCTCCTCGGCCTCGACACCAGCGGCGACCTGAGGGATGACTTTCTCGCCAACATCGGCCGCGAGGAATGGCAGCGCGCCGCTCCGCGAAATGTCGTCGACCGCATCGTCGGCATGCTGGAGCGCGACCTCGGCGACGGCGCGCTCGGCATCGGTATCCTCGTCGGCTACGCGCCCCGCGTCGATCCCTCCGAGTACCTCGCCGTGGCCGCCCTCGCCGCCAGCGTCGGGCTGCCCACCTACACCCACGCCCGCGAACTTGTCGAGATGGACCCCACCACTCCCGTCGACGGCGCCGAGGAGATCGTCCGCGCCGCCGCCGAGACCGGCGCGCACATGCACTACTGCCACGTCAACAGCACCTCCATCCGCCATGTCGACCGCGTGCTCGGCCTGGTGGAGAAGGTTCGTGCCGAAGGCTCGCGCGTCACCACCGAGGCCTACCCCTACGGCGCGGGCATGACCGGCGTCGGCGCGGCCTTCCTCGCCCCGGAGCTCCTTCACCGGCGCGGGCTGACCCCGCACTCCATCGGCCTGCTCGGTGCCGAGGGGCGTATCCCCGACGCCGACACCCTGCGTCGAATCCGCGAGAGCGAACCCGGCTCGGCGGCTTTCGTCCATCTGCTCGACGAGGATGACCCCGCCCAGTTCGACTACATCCAGCGGGCCCTCACCTTCACCGACGCCGCTGTCGCCACTGACGCCGTACCCCTCCTGTGGCGCTCGGGGGCGTCCGACCCGTTCTCCTGGCCGCTCGGGCCCGACGCCGTCACCCACCCTCGTACGGCCGGCACCTACGGCCGGACGCTGCGCAGGCTCGTCCGGGAGAACGGTGTCCTGTCGCTGCCCGAGGCTGTGCGCCGGTGCACGCTCATCCCCGCCGACGTGGTGGGCTCGGGTGTTCCGGCGATGCGGCGCAAGGGCCGTGTTCAGGCGGGCTGCGACGCCGACCTGACCGTTTTCGACCCCGAGACCGTCAGCGATCGTGCCACCTACACCGAGACGGTCAGGCATTCCGCCGGGTTCGTTCACGTCCTTGTCGGCGGCCGGTTCGTGGTCCGCGACGAGCATCTGTTGCCGACCGCCCTGCCCGGGCGCGCTGTCAGAGCCTGA
- a CDS encoding MFS transporter, whose amino-acid sequence MGLAEGTSTLAPAQIRKTATVTVGLLMGVWVIDYVDRVMMAVALPFIGEEFALTKTEQGWLITAFSLVYLLCQVPGGILADKFGARRQLMVSLLLWSVFTALTGIAWGLASLLVIRALFGVGQGLFPGASFKAIAERTTPAVRATAAGAMLASNQLGAGVAPLIVAPLILALGWRHTFWVTAAAGVAIGVLLWKLLPKALPAHLNGSDVVQDKGTGLGAVMRSPSVWKFAALFCTTNMLGYGLITWVPSYLLEERGISLINTGVMSAIPGLVACATVFLGGWLFDHFFHDRVRLYVIPLLLVTAVLLVLMLMADSAVGFTVYQTLAMGVAGLSSMGILGMPVRALPPAVIGSGMGVVNVGGQVAGVLAPVLMGFLVDKFSYTAAFGLLIATTVLGALIALIVPQRPEQFSLGTKELA is encoded by the coding sequence ATGGGACTCGCCGAAGGCACCTCCACCCTGGCGCCCGCGCAAATACGTAAAACGGCGACCGTCACCGTCGGCCTGCTCATGGGCGTCTGGGTGATCGACTACGTCGATCGGGTGATGATGGCCGTCGCGTTGCCGTTCATCGGCGAGGAGTTCGCGCTCACCAAGACCGAGCAAGGCTGGCTGATCACCGCCTTCTCCCTGGTCTATCTGCTGTGCCAGGTGCCGGGTGGCATCCTCGCCGACAAGTTCGGCGCCCGCCGCCAACTCATGGTCTCTCTGCTGCTCTGGTCGGTCTTCACCGCCCTCACCGGTATCGCCTGGGGTCTGGCATCCCTCCTCGTCATCCGTGCTCTCTTCGGCGTCGGCCAGGGCCTCTTTCCCGGCGCGTCCTTCAAGGCCATCGCGGAACGCACCACCCCCGCCGTCCGCGCCACCGCCGCCGGCGCCATGCTCGCCTCCAACCAGCTCGGTGCCGGCGTCGCCCCGCTCATCGTCGCGCCGCTCATCCTCGCCCTCGGCTGGCGCCACACCTTCTGGGTCACCGCCGCCGCCGGCGTCGCCATCGGCGTTCTGCTCTGGAAGCTGCTGCCCAAGGCGCTGCCCGCTCACCTCAACGGCTCCGACGTCGTTCAGGACAAGGGGACCGGCCTCGGCGCCGTCATGCGCTCGCCATCGGTCTGGAAGTTCGCCGCCCTTTTCTGCACCACCAACATGCTCGGCTACGGCTTGATCACTTGGGTGCCCAGCTATCTGCTGGAGGAGCGCGGCATCTCCCTCATCAACACCGGTGTCATGTCCGCCATCCCCGGCCTGGTCGCGTGCGCGACCGTCTTCCTCGGCGGCTGGCTGTTCGACCACTTCTTCCACGACAGGGTCCGGCTCTACGTCATCCCCCTGCTCCTGGTCACCGCCGTGCTCCTGGTGCTCATGCTGATGGCCGACTCCGCTGTCGGGTTCACCGTCTACCAGACCCTCGCCATGGGCGTGGCGGGCCTTTCCTCGATGGGCATCCTCGGCATGCCCGTGCGCGCCCTGCCGCCCGCCGTCATCGGATCCGGCATGGGCGTCGTCAACGTCGGCGGTCAGGTCGCCGGTGTCCTCGCCCCCGTCCTCATGGGCTTCCTGGTCGACAAGTTCTCCTACACCGCTGCTTTCGGCCTGCTCATCGCCACCACCGTCCTCGGCGCGCTGATCGCGTTGATCGTGCCCCAGCGCCCTGAGCAGTTCAGCCTCGGAACGAAGGAGCTCGCGTGA
- the araA gene encoding L-arabinose isomerase, whose amino-acid sequence MKVWFLTGSQGLYGEDTLRQVAEQSQRIAAALDEALPFEVEWEPVLTDAAAIRRMCLEANSSDECVGLIAWMHTFSPAKMWIAGLDALRKPLLHLHTQADLELPWSSIDMDFMNLNQAAHGDREFGYIQARLGVPRKTVAGHVSDPSVAARIEAWARAAAGRAEVGSLRLARFGDNMRDVAVTEGDKVEAQLRFGVSVNTYGVNDLVAAVDASSDTEVATLVKEYEDLFQVAPELRAGGERHDSLRYAARIELGLRHFLEAGGFKAFTTNFEDLGGLRQLPGLAVQRLMADGYGFGGEGDWKTSVLLRTLKVMSAGLPGGTSFMEDYTYHLTPGQQLILGAHMLEVCPTIASGVPSCEIHPLGIGGREDPVRLVFDAEPGPAVVVGLADMGERFRLVANEVDVVAPVEPLPNLPVARAVWRPRPDLRTSAEAWLTAGAPHHTVLSAAVGAEELTDFADMLGVELLVIDADTTPRGFAKELRWNQAYYRLAQGF is encoded by the coding sequence TTGAAGGTCTGGTTTCTCACCGGCAGTCAGGGGCTTTACGGCGAGGACACGCTGCGCCAGGTGGCCGAGCAGTCCCAGCGGATCGCCGCGGCCCTGGACGAGGCGCTCCCCTTCGAGGTCGAGTGGGAGCCGGTGCTCACCGACGCCGCGGCGATCCGCAGGATGTGCCTGGAGGCGAACTCCTCCGACGAGTGCGTCGGGCTGATCGCGTGGATGCACACCTTCTCCCCGGCCAAGATGTGGATCGCCGGCCTGGACGCCCTGCGCAAGCCGCTGCTGCACCTGCACACCCAGGCCGACCTGGAACTGCCGTGGAGCTCCATCGACATGGACTTCATGAACCTGAACCAGGCGGCGCACGGTGACCGCGAGTTCGGCTACATCCAGGCCAGGCTCGGAGTGCCCCGCAAGACCGTGGCCGGCCACGTGAGCGACCCCTCCGTGGCGGCGCGGATCGAGGCGTGGGCCAGGGCGGCGGCAGGCCGGGCCGAGGTGGGCTCGCTCAGGCTGGCCAGGTTCGGCGACAACATGCGCGACGTGGCGGTGACCGAGGGCGACAAGGTCGAGGCCCAGCTCCGGTTCGGCGTGTCGGTCAACACCTACGGCGTCAACGACCTGGTGGCCGCGGTCGACGCCTCCTCCGACACCGAGGTCGCCACGCTGGTCAAGGAGTACGAGGACCTGTTCCAGGTCGCCCCCGAGCTGCGCGCCGGCGGCGAGCGGCACGACTCCCTGCGCTACGCGGCCCGGATCGAGCTGGGCCTGCGCCACTTCCTGGAGGCGGGCGGGTTCAAGGCGTTCACCACCAACTTCGAGGACCTCGGCGGGCTGCGGCAGCTACCGGGCCTGGCCGTGCAGCGCCTGATGGCCGACGGCTACGGCTTCGGTGGCGAGGGCGACTGGAAGACCTCGGTGCTGCTGCGCACGCTGAAGGTGATGTCGGCCGGACTGCCGGGCGGAACCTCGTTCATGGAGGACTACACCTACCACCTGACGCCGGGACAGCAGCTCATCCTCGGCGCGCACATGCTGGAGGTCTGCCCGACGATCGCCTCGGGCGTCCCGTCGTGCGAGATCCACCCGCTCGGCATCGGCGGCCGGGAGGATCCGGTCCGGCTGGTGTTCGACGCCGAGCCCGGCCCCGCCGTCGTCGTCGGCCTGGCCGACATGGGGGAGCGGTTCCGGCTGGTCGCCAACGAGGTCGACGTGGTCGCCCCGGTCGAGCCGCTGCCGAACCTGCCCGTGGCCAGGGCGGTCTGGAGGCCCCGGCCCGACCTGCGCACCTCGGCCGAGGCGTGGCTCACCGCCGGCGCCCCGCACCACACCGTCCTGTCGGCCGCGGTCGGCGCCGAGGAACTCACCGACTTCGCCGACATGCTCGGTGTCGAACTGCTCGTCATCGACGCCGACACCACGCCACGCGGGTTCGCCAAGGAACTGCGCTGGAACCAGGCCTACTACCGCCTCGCCCAGGGATTCTGA
- a CDS encoding L-ribulose-5-phosphate 4-epimerase — MRETVCALHRELVRNNLVAWTAGNVSGRVPGEDLFVIKPSGVSYDDLTPEAMVVCDLEGNLVEGAFSPSSDTAAHAYVYRHMPEVNGVVHTHSTYASAWAARGEPIPCVLTAMADEFGGEIPVGPFALIGNDDIGKGIVAVLESHRSPAVLMRNHGVFTIGDSPKAAVKAAVMCEDVARTVHLSRQLGEPLPIPQGDIDRLYDRYQNVYGQRSQR, encoded by the coding sequence ATGAGAGAGACCGTCTGCGCACTCCACCGGGAGCTGGTACGCAACAACCTGGTCGCCTGGACCGCGGGGAACGTCTCGGGGAGGGTGCCCGGGGAGGACCTGTTCGTCATCAAGCCGAGCGGTGTCTCCTACGACGACCTGACCCCCGAGGCGATGGTCGTGTGCGACCTGGAGGGCAACCTCGTCGAGGGCGCGTTCTCCCCGTCCAGCGACACGGCCGCGCACGCCTACGTCTACCGGCACATGCCCGAGGTGAACGGCGTGGTGCACACCCACTCGACCTACGCCTCGGCCTGGGCGGCACGCGGCGAGCCGATCCCGTGCGTGTTGACCGCGATGGCCGACGAGTTCGGCGGTGAGATCCCCGTGGGCCCCTTCGCCCTGATCGGCAACGACGACATCGGCAAGGGGATCGTCGCCGTCCTGGAGAGCCACCGCTCCCCGGCGGTCCTCATGCGCAACCACGGGGTCTTCACCATCGGCGACTCCCCGAAGGCGGCGGTGAAGGCCGCCGTCATGTGCGAGGACGTCGCCCGTACCGTCCATCTGTCCCGGCAGCTCGGCGAACCGCTGCCGATCCCGCAGGGCGACATCGACCGCTTGTACGACCGCTACCAGAACGTTTATGGGCAAAGGAGTCAGCGTTGA
- the araB gene encoding ribulokinase, with product MNVNNERYVVGVDFGTLSGRAVVVRVADGAEAGSAVHEYAHRVIEDRLPGTGARLGADWALQSPQDWREVLRNAVPEALAASGVSASQVIGIGTDFTACTVLPATAQGLPLCELPELRDRPHAWPKLWKHHSAQPHADRINALAERRGESWLPRYGGRISSEWEFAKGLQVLEEDPEVYGRAERWIEAADWIIWELTGVESRNVCTAGYKGIHQDGAYPGEDFLAELNPAFTGFTGKLGRELSPLGGLAGRLTARAAGWTGLPEGLAVAVGNVDAHVTAAAADAVRPGQMVAIMGTSTCHVMPSDRLAEVPGMCGVVRDGIVPGLWGYEAGQSGVGDVFAWFVETSVPASYSREAGSRGITVHEYLTELAAAQKVGAHGLVALDWHNGNRSVLVDHNLSGMVVGQTLATRPEDTYRALIEATAFGARVIVEAFEAAGVPVEEFVVAGGLLKNRFLMQVYADVLRRPLSVIGSDQGPALGSAIHAAVAAGAYEDVTAAAAAMGKRTEAAYVPDAGRADAYDRLYAEYRNLHDHFADGALLHRLRAIRNEGIA from the coding sequence GTGAACGTTAACAACGAACGTTACGTGGTCGGTGTCGACTTCGGCACGCTGTCGGGCCGCGCCGTCGTGGTGCGGGTGGCCGACGGCGCCGAGGCCGGCAGCGCCGTGCACGAGTACGCCCACCGCGTGATCGAGGACCGGCTCCCCGGCACCGGTGCGCGCCTCGGGGCGGACTGGGCGCTGCAGTCGCCGCAGGACTGGCGTGAGGTGCTGCGCAACGCGGTGCCGGAGGCGCTGGCCGCCTCGGGGGTCTCCGCGTCGCAGGTCATCGGCATCGGCACCGACTTCACCGCCTGCACCGTGCTGCCCGCCACCGCGCAGGGCCTTCCGCTGTGCGAGCTGCCGGAGCTGAGGGACAGGCCGCACGCCTGGCCGAAGCTGTGGAAGCACCATTCGGCGCAGCCGCACGCCGACCGGATCAACGCCCTCGCCGAGCGGCGGGGCGAGAGCTGGCTGCCCCGCTACGGCGGCCGGATCTCCTCCGAATGGGAGTTCGCCAAGGGCCTTCAGGTGCTGGAGGAGGACCCCGAGGTGTACGGCAGGGCCGAGCGCTGGATCGAGGCCGCCGACTGGATCATCTGGGAACTGACCGGCGTGGAGAGCCGCAACGTCTGCACCGCCGGCTACAAGGGCATCCACCAGGACGGGGCCTATCCCGGCGAGGACTTCCTGGCCGAGCTCAATCCCGCCTTCACCGGTTTCACCGGCAAGCTGGGCCGGGAACTGTCCCCTCTCGGCGGCCTGGCCGGCCGGCTGACCGCGCGGGCCGCCGGATGGACGGGGCTCCCCGAGGGACTCGCCGTCGCCGTCGGCAACGTCGACGCGCACGTCACGGCCGCCGCCGCGGACGCGGTACGGCCCGGCCAGATGGTCGCCATCATGGGCACCTCGACCTGCCACGTCATGCCGTCCGACCGGCTCGCCGAGGTGCCGGGCATGTGCGGCGTGGTCCGTGACGGCATCGTGCCGGGGCTGTGGGGCTACGAGGCGGGCCAGTCGGGCGTCGGCGACGTCTTCGCCTGGTTCGTCGAGACCTCGGTGCCCGCCTCCTACTCGCGGGAGGCCGGCAGCCGCGGCATCACCGTGCACGAGTATCTCACCGAGCTGGCCGCCGCCCAGAAGGTCGGCGCGCACGGGCTGGTCGCGCTGGACTGGCACAACGGCAACCGCTCGGTGCTGGTCGACCACAACCTCTCCGGGATGGTCGTCGGCCAGACGCTCGCGACCAGGCCCGAGGACACCTACCGGGCGCTCATCGAGGCCACCGCGTTCGGCGCCCGCGTGATCGTGGAGGCGTTCGAGGCCGCGGGGGTGCCGGTGGAGGAGTTCGTCGTCGCCGGCGGGCTGCTGAAGAACCGGTTCCTCATGCAGGTCTACGCCGACGTGCTGCGCCGCCCGCTGTCGGTGATCGGCTCCGACCAGGGACCGGCGCTCGGCTCGGCGATCCACGCGGCGGTCGCCGCGGGCGCCTACGAGGACGTCACCGCGGCCGCCGCCGCCATGGGCAAGCGCACCGAGGCGGCCTACGTGCCCGACGCCGGGCGGGCGGACGCCTACGACCGGCTGTACGCCGAATACCGCAACCTGCACGACCACTTCGCGGACGGTGCGCTGCTGCACCGGCTCCGCGCCATCCGGAACGAGGGGATCGCATGA
- the yjfF gene encoding galactofuranose ABC transporter, permease protein YjfF, whose product MSVLVTGRRAVPRKYIPVLVTACLFVAMFVAGGVRYDSFATGQIVLNVFIDNAFLLVVAVGMTFVILTGGIDLSVGAVVALSTMISASLVTDQGWPPAAVIPLVLAIGAALGWAMGCIIHYFEIQPFIVTLAGMFLARGLCYTIGTDSISITDETYTALAQARVDLPGGMSVSPSVVIALVVVLVAAYVLHYTRLGRNVYATGGSEQSALLMGLPVARTKIAVYTISGFCSALGGVLLSLYMLSGYGLHAVGMELDAIAAVVIGGTLLTGGSGYLFGTVLGVLVLGLIQTIISFEGTLSSWWTKIFIGLLLLVFILLQRLISVRRRT is encoded by the coding sequence GTGAGCGTCCTTGTCACCGGCCGCCGCGCGGTCCCGAGGAAATACATCCCGGTCCTGGTGACCGCCTGCCTGTTCGTCGCGATGTTCGTCGCCGGCGGCGTCCGCTACGACAGCTTCGCCACCGGCCAGATCGTCCTCAACGTCTTCATCGACAACGCCTTCCTGCTCGTCGTCGCGGTCGGCATGACGTTCGTGATCCTCACCGGCGGCATCGACCTGTCGGTCGGCGCGGTGGTCGCGCTGTCGACGATGATCTCGGCGAGCCTCGTCACGGACCAGGGCTGGCCGCCGGCGGCGGTGATCCCGCTGGTGCTGGCCATCGGCGCGGCGCTCGGCTGGGCGATGGGCTGCATCATCCACTACTTCGAGATCCAGCCGTTCATCGTGACGCTGGCCGGGATGTTCCTGGCCAGGGGCCTGTGCTACACGATCGGCACCGACTCGATCTCCATCACCGACGAGACCTACACCGCCCTCGCCCAGGCCCGCGTCGACCTGCCGGGCGGCATGTCCGTCTCGCCGAGCGTGGTCATCGCGCTGGTGGTGGTCCTCGTCGCGGCCTACGTGCTGCACTACACCCGCCTGGGCCGCAACGTCTACGCGACCGGTGGGAGCGAGCAGTCGGCGCTGCTCATGGGCCTGCCGGTGGCCAGGACGAAGATCGCGGTCTACACGATCAGCGGCTTCTGCTCGGCGCTCGGCGGCGTGCTGCTCTCCCTCTACATGCTGTCGGGGTACGGCCTGCACGCGGTCGGCATGGAGCTGGACGCGATCGCGGCGGTCGTCATCGGCGGCACGCTCCTGACCGGCGGTTCGGGCTACCTGTTCGGCACCGTGCTCGGCGTGCTCGTCCTGGGCCTGATCCAGACGATCATCAGCTTCGAGGGCACGCTCAGCTCCTGGTGGACCAAGATCTTCATCGGTCTGCTCCTGCTGGTCTTCATCCTGCTGCAGCGCCTCATCTCGGTGCGCCGCCGTACCTAG
- a CDS encoding ABC transporter permease produces MNTVLRHRLLWPAVILAALLLTNLLFTDNFFAVQMRDGHLYGSLIDIVRFGAPLILVALGMTLVIATGGIDLSVGSVVSITGALACLRISGMDDQNAVSGVVAAAGLALVLSLVLGVWNGFLVAGVGIQPIIATLILMVAGRGLAQLITDGQIITVNSGPYKLIGGGYWLTLPFGILIVLAVLALTAALTRRLALGLLIESVGGNAEASRLAGIRSRGVIIAVYTFAALCAGIAGLMISSNVSSADGNNAGLWIELDAILAVVIGGTSLAGGRFSLGGTVLGALIIQTLTTTIYSIGVPPETTLLFKALVVTVVCLLQSPAFREKVFHRRRRPVTAPPAAEEKVKVPA; encoded by the coding sequence ATGAACACCGTCCTCAGGCACCGGCTTCTCTGGCCCGCCGTCATCCTGGCCGCGCTGCTGCTGACCAACCTGCTGTTCACCGACAACTTCTTCGCCGTCCAGATGCGCGACGGCCACCTCTACGGCAGCCTGATCGACATCGTCCGGTTCGGCGCGCCGCTGATCCTCGTCGCACTCGGCATGACGCTCGTCATCGCCACCGGCGGCATCGACCTGTCGGTCGGCTCGGTCGTGTCGATCACCGGTGCCCTGGCCTGCCTGCGGATCAGCGGCATGGACGATCAGAACGCCGTCTCCGGCGTGGTCGCGGCCGCGGGCCTCGCCCTCGTGCTCTCCCTGGTCCTCGGGGTGTGGAACGGCTTCCTCGTCGCGGGCGTCGGCATCCAGCCGATCATCGCGACGCTGATCCTCATGGTCGCGGGACGCGGCCTGGCCCAGCTCATCACCGACGGCCAGATCATCACCGTCAACAGCGGGCCGTACAAGCTCATCGGCGGCGGCTACTGGCTCACGCTGCCGTTCGGCATCCTCATCGTGCTGGCGGTCCTCGCGCTGACCGCGGCGCTCACCCGGCGCCTGGCCCTGGGCCTGCTCATCGAGTCGGTCGGCGGGAACGCGGAGGCCAGCCGCCTGGCGGGCATCCGCTCACGCGGCGTGATCATCGCGGTCTACACGTTCGCCGCGCTGTGCGCGGGCATCGCCGGGCTCATGATCAGTTCGAACGTCTCCAGCGCCGACGGCAACAACGCCGGTCTCTGGATCGAGCTGGACGCCATCCTCGCCGTCGTCATCGGCGGCACCTCGCTGGCGGGGGGCCGGTTCTCGCTCGGCGGCACCGTGCTGGGCGCGCTCATCATCCAGACGCTGACCACCACGATCTACTCGATCGGCGTGCCTCCGGAGACGACGCTGCTGTTCAAGGCGCTCGTGGTCACCGTGGTGTGCCTGCTCCAGTCCCCGGCCTTCCGCGAGAAGGTCTTCCACCGCCGCAGACGCCCGGTGACGGCGCCACCGGCGGCCGAGGAGAAGGTGAAGGTCCCGGCGTGA